Below is a window of Phocoena sinus isolate mPhoSin1 chromosome 2, mPhoSin1.pri, whole genome shotgun sequence DNA.
CACCCTCCACTTGCTCATCCCTTCCCAGTGCCCTTCAAAACAGATCCATCCCGGATCCCAAGGCTAAAATGCCAAATTCCAGAATGAACCACTGAGGGaatccagcacacacacacacacacacacacatacttcacagatgaggaaccagAAGTCCAGAGAGGGATGggccttgcccaaagtcacacagcagaacAGTGGTGTGGCTGAGACCTGAACCCACAAGACCCTGGACTAGTCATGTCCATGTCTGGTCACGGCTGATTGTCACACAGCCATGCAGTTAGTTTTCATCTCCAGATAAGGACTCCTCCTCTCCAGAGAACTGacggacctgggtttgaatttctCCTCTGTCACTTTGGATCTGAAAGTCAccacttctctgtgcctgtttcctcacctgaaaaatggggCTCAAAAATAATCCTGACCTCCTGGGGTCATTATGAGGTTCAAGTGATATAATACAGGACAGAGCTGGGACCCTGGCGGTGCTCACTAGGTGGTGGAGATTGTCCTCCTGCATTCCTGATGTCTCAAAGGGCCCCACTCCCTGATTTGCTAGGGGATGGGATAGGGTAGTTTAGGGCAGCTGgagcaggaggaaaaggagaggatGTATGTGGGGCTGCAGGGCAGGACTGAGGCCATTTCTTGCTGGGGGAAATCCTGGAAGGGTCCCTGGAAGAGGTGACTTCAAGCAGAGGACGCAGAGCTCTACCTCTCTTGCTCTGAGGCCACTTGGGGACTTCCTGAACACCACATGGCTGAGGGGAAGCGCCCTGCCCTGGAAGCCAGGCCGAGCCCCAGCCCGAGCTGCTTCTCTGAGGGATCAGGGTCAAGTCCCTCCCATCTCGAGGCATCTGCAAAACAGGGCCAGAGAGGACCGGAGAACGCACTCTACAGGCATCTTCCAGCTCTGACCTTTATGCAAACCCATCTAGACCCATCCCATGCAATACCTAAGTTTTACCACTGAGTGGAAGAAGAGAGCGCATCTGGAAGCCAGCCTCCCCGCAGCTGTTGCTGGTCAGTCCCTCGCCCAGCACCAGATGTTCTTTGCTCCCCCACACCATCAGCTGGCTCTCCAGGGAACCAGAGCTGAGTGATCACCCATATCCAGACATCTGCTTCTCCCCACAGCCCTGCAGTGCAGCCGGCATTCTCTacttttcagatggggaaactgagaccagaaGAGGGGAGgccttgttcaaggtcacacatcaGACGTGGCAGAGCCAAATCTCTAACCCTTTTTCCCAGCCCCCCACAGCCAGCCCCCTAGCTGAGGCTGTGTGAAGGGAGGACTGGAGTCAGGTAGACTTGGGCTGGAATCCTGGTGCCCCCACCCCTAGCTGTGCATCACTAGGCAGGTTCCCCACCCTCTCTGATCCTTGGCTTATGTAGGCGTCTGGCACATGGCAAGTGCTGAACACACGAAGCCACTGCTTTGTTTCCGGTATATTTCACACTCCACGAGAGCAGACATGTGTCTATCTTACTCACCTTGGTGTCCCCAGAGCTAGCATGGGGTGGATGTTCAGAGAATAGCTGCCTGGAGGCCCTCTCCCTCCTGGCCCTGTCTGGCACTCAGTATAAGGGTCTAGCTTCTTCCAGTCCCTTCCACCATCCCGGATCAACCCCTTTCCTCCCCCCCCTACCCTTGGCAGCCCACACCCACCCAGGCCCTGAGGTAGTGGCTCCTTCCCACCTGCTCACCTTTTCTCCCCGTGTCTCTCAGCCCCACTTTTCCctgtccctgcctctccctcagcccctgtCTCCTGCTGAGCCCCCGCTCTGCACCATACACTGTGTTTACAAGAAAACCATGacagttttttatttctctcttttgtctcccttcctcccctgaaGGGAACGCGCTTCCACTCTCCCAGGAATAAAGGAAGACTCCGGAAGAGAGAGCAAACAAAGGACAGTGGGGCCATGGgcgtccccagccccacccatgggccacacgcacacgcgcacacacaatCCTCCTCTTGTCCAGGCCTCCAAGAGCCATTCTGTTATTTGGGGGGTTAATTGAAAAATGTCGATCTTTATTGTAGAGGATAAACTAGGCAGAGGGACATGGggagcaagagggagagagagacgaGAACCAGAGGGAGGCAGAAAGACTTCTAGAGGAGAAGAGTCAGATGGGAGAACGTGgactcagagaggagagaggagaagccaGAAGGAGCAGGTCGGTGGCAGACTCTTCCCCTACAGGGAGGCTGGCAAGGCAGCTTCTGACCCCACCGGGGATCCCAGGAGAGCCGGGCGGCAGGAGCTCCTATTCGAGTCCTCCTGTCCCTGGGCAGCCCCTGGAGTGGGGTCTCGgagtgctgggggcagggagaaggggtcTGGCTTGGTCAGCGAGGGCTCACAACCACATGCGCCCCATCCAGAGGTGGGACCCCAGCCTGGAGGGTTGAGAGCCAGCCAGCAGTTCCTCTGCTCCCGGGATGGGGAATCATGCCCCAGCTCCATCCAGAGCACAGAGACCCTGCTGAGCTCCCTTCCCGAAgccccccgccccactcccctccctctgcaCGGTGTCGGAGAGGGGAGGGTTCTCACGGTTTATCTACTCTGAATCTCCAGGGCAGTGGGCTctgcaagggagcctgggggGACATGAGTACGTACGTGAGATAAGGAGGCTCCTggagagaggggtgtgtgtggtggtaAATGTGCATGGAGTAtgcgtgtgtctgtgtctatgCCTTTCCCTGGGAATGTAATTCAAGGCCCGTGTTTGAGTGGGTTTGGTGTCAGGGTGTGTGTGGAGTAGGACGCGCGTGCCTGCACGTGCACGTGTGAGCAGTGCTGTCAGGAGCCTCTGTGTCCTGTCTCCATGCGTGTGTGGGTAAAGGATATGTGTTTGTGCACAACCCCTACCTGTGAGCTTGTGTGTGGTGTGGCAGTGTGTCCCCGCAGGCAGGGTCCCTCTTTTGCCCCTGGCCCAGGGCCATCATCCCCCCAGCCCCGGGAGCCAGAGTGACAGCTGGCCCTCAGAGTCCCTCCAGCAACAACAGAATGACGGCGACCTATCGTCCACCCCGGCCAGTGTCCAGGAGGGTTATGTGACTTCAGTTTTACCATCAAGCCCTGGCAGGGGTGACCCACGGTGGCCAGGCCTCCCCCTGGCCCTGGGAAAGGAGGGCGGAAGCGCTGGTAGGTGCCCTGCCATGCACTGATCCTCACCCACCCTCCTATGTCTGCCCCCGCTTGGAGAGCgctgcttctcctcctcccacGAAGCCACGCTCTGAATTCCTGGAGGGCGCGGCTGGGACTCCGAGGCACAGCCAGAGCCTGGCATAGGGCGGGAGCttagcaaatgtttgttgaacgaaCGAATGATTGTGTCTGTGTGatcatgtgccaggctctgggaccTAAGTACCTGAGGGCACAAGCTGAAGTCCTACAAGAATCAGACCAGGGCTTCCTGCCAGGTCAAGCGTGGCCCCCAATTTGTTCAGAAGGGGCAGGGTCATCACCCGGCCAGGCCTGAGACGCCATGCCCACTGACCTTCTCCAAGTCATCTACATGGTCACCACCACAGGACAGGCAAGGCCAAGAGATGGGGACTGCTTCGTCCAAAGGTCTGTCTCAAGCTAAATGACCCTGTCACTTCGTGGGCTGAGGCACAAGGGAGGCCCCATTTATCTTCTCTGGAGGCCACATTCCTTTCTTGGCGGGGCCATCTCTTTTCCAAACATCTTCATCCCCCAAAGATTCATACTGAatcctccagcctcctctccttcccttggGACCTCAAACCAAGGGTTAGTTCTAGCTCTAGGGCTAATACCCAGCCCCTGCCCATAACTGGTGGCAGCTGGGGCCAGGCTGAAGGTCTGTCACAGACTGAGCCATGGAGGCAAAAACTAGGATTTAGTCCTAATGGAAGTCAAGGGTCTCACCCCAGACTGAGCCCTCACTCTAATCACACTGCCAAACCTGGTCACACTCTGAGCCCTGACCTGTCACACATTGAACCCTGACCCTGTCACACATTGAACCCTGACCCTGTCACACATTGAGCCCTAACCCTGATCACAAACTGAGCCTGGACTTTTATTTAGAGACAGGCTATTAATTTGTCATAGAGCCAAAGCTGTTTCcctgcctctgggcctcagttttcttctcattttaatggAGGGCCTTGGGATGGGCTGAACGCTAAATCAGAAAACCCCTACTCAGAGCTTGGCCTGTAGCTTCCCTGACCTGGTGACACAAGAGAACATCAGCCACTGCCACCTGCCAACCTCCACCCCTACACAACACTTTCAGCCCAAGCTTCCCTAATTTTTGCAGCCGCCGTGATAAATGGCATTGTCAGCAAAATGACATCTTTCCGATCTGCTGCAAGACAGATGGGTCCCCAAGCTCACTTGCTGTCTCTCGAGCCTGCCCAGACCAGCCCTGTGGACAAGTGGGGAGGACAGACAGACACAATATCCCAGGCATGGGGgctggggcgggagggggaggaaaTTTCAGGCCCAGAGTCAGGTATGACCCCAGTGGGGTTTTCTACAAGCcccttttttaaatattcagttgtttgtttctttttgatattcCAAAGATATTCTCTGCTCCTTTCTATCTGAAATTGGTTCTTCAataccattttcattttcaattaaaacCTGAATATTGCTCAAATTCGCAATGATGAGCCACCAGACACTGGTTCCTAGTGGCCCTTTCCCCCTGCCTCCCTGTGCTTTGGGGAGAGTGGTTGCAGAAGGACGTGCTTCTGCCTGAGCCATCAGGCCTGGGGGACATTCAGCCTCCACTCCTCCTTCCCTAAGCCCCTCTCCCTCCACAGttcctgccctcccttccctacTTCTGCAGGCTGCAGAGCAGGTGTGGAATTCCTCCCCACATCTCCTGTGACCGgggggagctgggagaggggctggTCCTAGGGCTGGGGACAAGTCGGAGCAGGGGATCTGGATACCAAGAATTAAGGAAAGATGACTACCAGACCCTGAGACCCCAGCCTCCCCAGACACCGGCAGGAGAGCTGGCACCAGTCTGTCCAAAAGCGGTGGCGAAGCCAGAAGAGGTAGGGGCTGCGGGAACCGCCTGTACTCATGAGTGAGGCGATACTGCCCCCTCCTGGCTGGTTCatgtctcctcctctcctcctccaccgGGCCCCTGACGGCTAGGCCGTTGAGGCTGGGGACACACAGGCAAATCTCCAAAGACAGCATGTGACATGCAGaccctcctcccagcagcccccctGCGCTTTGCCTATTCCCTAGGCTGATCGCTAGCTTCCAGGCTCTGCCCATCTTGTCCAACTTTCTCTCACTGCCCAAGGAATTCTGAAAAGACCACGTCTTAtctagccccacccaccagctaTTCCTGCCCAGCTACAGCCCAGGCGCCTGCCCTCTGAGCCTCCCCCGGTTCCCTGCCCCTGTACACTTTGGTCCTACCTGCACACCTTGCCTCTCATCTTTACCTCCACCAAGAAtaccctccctcccacacactGTCTCTGCTTGTCCTCTTGGGTTCCTCCCACAGGAAAACTGCCCTgtccccccagcccagccagcatggctcctccctcctgctccaCTTGCCCTGCTCCTCTCTTGGGGGCTGACCACCGTCAGGGATCAGTTCGGAAGCTGGAGGGAACTTGGACATCCTCCAGGTCCACCGTCCCCCctcacagaggcccagagaggtgagggagctgCACAAGTCCACAGAGCACATTAGTGGCAGAGGTAGGCCTAGAACTCAGCTCCTCGGCGCCTCTgcccagggctccttggaggaCACCTGGTGAGCCACAGCAGAACATCCCCCAGACAGGGACTCCTACTATACTGCCAGTATCCCCAGCCCCTCATCAGGGCCCAAATAAAGCCACTGTGAGTGTTTGCAAAacgaaggaataaatgaaaatatttatctaatgCCTTCTATGTGCTGGACACAGCAGGCATCAGCTCTGCTACTTAAAACCTTGCTAAGTTGCTCGATTTGGTATAGAAACATAACTTCTGGGGACGGGGGGGCGGTGAGTGCACCAGGAGGGGCCTCAGTCATGAATGTCAACAACCAGTGGGCACAGGTGGGGCGAGTGCTTGATGCCCATGGTGAAAGCGGGCGTGCGGGACTTGTGCACCGTGACCTGCTGGATGTCATGGGAGCCGGGGCCGGGCCGAGGTGTGTGGTCCAGCGGGTAGGCAAAGCGCCTGGCCATGCTGTACATGGGGCTGCGGTTCTGGTAGACAGACGGCTCAGGCCGGGCGTGCATGGCAGGTCCAGGGCCTCCTGCCACATCCTCCTTGTAGAACCAGTTCTTGTGCAAGGGGCTCAGGCTGTAGCAAGGAGCAGCTCTGTTGGCGGGCAGGTTGGGCCCCAGCAGGAGTGGCAGCTGGTACTGGTTGGGGCCCGGGTTGGGGTCCATCACTCTGTATGGGCACCGGTAGCCAAAGGTGTACTTGGGAGCCCTGCGCTCCCCAGGCGGGTGGGTCTTCTCCAGGTGGTAATGGCAGGAGGCCAGGGTGGGGCTCAGGCCTGAAAGTGGATGAATGAAGGGGAGGGGTCTCAGGGCAGGAGCCAGGCCACATGTCCTGGTGCCCAACTAACGGGTCTAGGGAAGGAGCTGAGGTCTTGGTTAGCCTGTTATGACTTCTCTATAACCACCTTAGCATAGGGCAGGAATATCACCGCCCCTGTGTGGGACtaagggatggaggtggggagggacttTGGCCATCCTGATATCAGGATTGTGACACTCTTTTCATAATATAAAAACCCCAGGTATCATAAGAACATCACCCTTGGGCTGTCATCGTCCCTGTGACAGCACCAAGAAAACATCCTGAAATCACTACAGTCCGTGAACTCACTAGCATGACAATATTGCTACCGCGACATGAGCcctttgatatttttatcataaCATCACCCTGCAACATACATGCATAACATTGGCCTCAAGACATTAAGTACTGTGACACAGACACTGTGACATCAGTGTCTTGATATGACATTGCAGGGAGATATGACATTGCAGTGTCTTGATATGACATTGCAAAATCCGCAGACACACCTGGCGAAGGGAGTCATCACCCCTTTGCCCCTGCTCCTGTCCCAAACATGgacccccatcccccagcctccCAACCCCGACCTCCCTCTCCCGGCCCATCTTACGCAGGTTAGAGATGCGCTCTGCCATGGGAACCTGAGGGCAGCTGGACATTCCAAACCGAGTTATTTTAGGATCCAAGAAATAGCAAGGCCCAGGGTTGCATATGTCCATGATCCCTGCAAGGCAGCCAAGGAAAGGCCCAGTCAGCCCCAGAGGCCGCCCCAGGGTGAGTCTGGCCTGCCTCCAGGCAagatccccctcccccaaaaaggATCGAAGGCTCCTTTCCAGTTCCTCGGGCTCTTGAATGTTTCGggagccttgatttcctcatccgtaaaatggggctTTTAACACATGAACTTGTTCAGAGGAATAGATAAAATAACAGCTGTGCAGGAGTTTGGTCAGCCCCCACCCTGCCGGGGATTGGTGCCAAGGGGATAATAATAGGCATAGTGGCTACTGTTAGTATGAAGAAGGGACCCAGCCCTGGAAAGGGGGTTCCCCTGCTGAGGAGGGTGTGTCACCTCTGGGAGGGGCCGAGGTCTCAGACCCCCAGATACATGCCCCTGCCCACCTTCTCCTCTCACTGGCCTTGGCTGTCATCCCCAGCTCTTTGATGGCCCTCTGCTCCCCCCCTTCCAGGGGGTTCTAAGCCACCTGGGAAGCTTTGAggccaccccccaccaccactttccctccACTCACCAGCTATTCCTGCCCAGCTGCTATGGCAGTTGAACCCATGGCAGCCAGAGTGGAAGGGCCCCAGCCAAAGACCACACAGAAGGGAGACCCTTCCAGCTGGATGCAACAGGTCCCTTCGAAGCTCCCTCAGGAGGTCCAGTTGGGAAATGCCCAGAGTTGCCTTCAGAGGGATGGGTCACCTCGCACCCCTGCCGGCTTCCTTGTGGACCCAGCCGGCCACGTGGGTGTCCCACTCAGGACAGGCCTGGGTTCCCAGGCCTCTGGCTACAGATCATGACTCCTCACCCCTCACCACAGCCCCAAACATCCAACAATAGTAATCCTACGCCCACGGGGATGATGGTGTGGTGAGCACTCACGCTTCTCCGAGTGTGGGGTGTGTAGGGTGTAGGCCGGCTCCCGGAACATGGAGACGTCATGGTCTACGTAGCCCGTGCAGGATGGCCGGAGGTATTTAGCAGGCCCCGGACCTGTGAGCACCGACAGGGTGACCCTCAGCCTGGGCCCGCCAGATCAGAGGCAGGGGAAGCCCCAAATACAGTGTGCCTTAAGAACTCTGGGGTCTTTGCTCTCGCTGATGTCACCCTGAGACAAAGACCACCATTGAGGTGCTTCCTTTGGGGAAAGTGTTCCCAGATAAAATGTGATTTCCCTTGGACAGGCAATGCATAATCAGAAAAGTAAGAGTTACAAGTAACTGAGACCTTATTCTGTGCCGAGTACTATGCTGTGGGTTATTTCAGTTAAGCCTCTCGACAATTCTGTAAGACAGATACCCTTGTttttcccatcttacagatgagaaaattgaggcttagaaatatcaatttacccaaagtcacacaagcCGTTATTGTGAAAATTCTGAGACACCAGCCAACAGAGCCTAAACGTTTAATCACATACTAAACCACCTCCCACATAGAGCAACCATCAGTCATTAACAATGTAGTAAGAATTAGTTTGTCTGCCTTCAGTTGAGAGTAAGATTCAAGGGAAGTGAGGAAAGCTAGAGCTGGGCTAAAGATGCCACAGAATCCCTAGCCTTTTTCCAAAACTGGCCTCACTTCAaaccccttcctcccacctctcctcccccctcccccgccccaaaaAATTCCCAGCAGCTAATACCGCCTGCAAAGTTTGGCTTGGAAGTGCTGATCTTCTGTGGCTTTGAGGAGAGTCTGCAAGGGCTTTGCAGGAGGCAGGACTGGAAGGCTAGGACACCTTCAGCAGCTCTGCAGAGAGACAAATGAGCCCAAGCCCAGGTCTCACCTTTAATTGTTGCCAGGACAACAGGGGTCTGCTTTATCTCCTGCCCTGAGGGCACCTGCACCTTCTTCTCTGGCTGCTGCCCATAGAACACAGGGTTCCTGACCCCCTTGGGTAGTTTCATGTCTGGGGCCAAGCAGAGGGCAGTAGCAGCTGCTGAGAGACCCTAAGCAGCAGGCAAGGAGCTGGGCCTGGGTGGGGCCTGTTCCAGGGGCCCCTGCCCAAGCCCCTGTTTCCACTTTCTCTCCCTGATGCCAGAGGCTGTGTGGAGGCTGGAAAGCAAGACAGTCCTCCTGCTTGTGCAGCTGAGGCCGTCTGGGGTACAGCCAGCTGCAGGGCTCGGCAGGCTGGAGCTGGGGATGACATCACTGCAGAACTTAGACTGTTTATTTCCTCCAGTTGCCGTGGCGCCTGAACTGTAGCGTAGAAATTCTACGCTGGCAGCTCAGCTGTGGAACCCTGAGAACTCGGCCCCCCTGTCCCTGTTCCCAACCTGGCTAAGTAGCCTGAGGGTCCCCAGAACCTTGgggcaggaaagaaaaatggagaagtggAGTGACAGATCCAGCTCTTCACTCCTGGTGGGTGCCCTGAGGTTTCTGAAAGAGCGGACGGGTCATGGGTGAAGGGTTCTTGCCACCTGCACAGCCCCCTGGGGTGGTCCTCTGTTCCCTATCCCTCCCACCTATCtcccaggctctggacacgcCCTCCCTTCTATCACAGTCTGTTTTTTCTTGGGAAAGTATCAAGCCAATTATTTCACACTAAGATGTGACTGTCTGATAGCTTCCCAGACTCCTATTCCACAGTGTCTTTAGGGATCCACGTCTAGCTCGAGGAATACTTGCCTGCTGCTGGCATTTCAGGTAGGCAATGGGGAGCAaataaaggaggagggagggtggtgCTGAGGTCTCAAGAAGCTACTTCCTGTGCCTGCGGTCAAGAACACCCCCTGTGGGGGCAGAAGTGTGAGAGAAAACATTGAGGGATAGGGAATATACCCAGCTACCATATGATTGATGGATGAGCCCCAGGGCTGAGGAAATGCTAAACACTTTTCGGGGTGTTTTTTCACCCCGAAAAAACCCAGAGGCTCAGGGGCCCTGGGGCCTGCTTGCACCTAGCAGTTCATAGCTCAGACTGAGGGTTTGATCTAGAGGGGTTTCCATCTCGGGGAACAGATGACCGCTGGCTTTAGAGAGAGTGTCTGTCACAGCCCCGGtacacagataaggaaactgaagaccAGAAAGGGGCAAAGACTTGCCCAAAGTTTCCCATTACATTAGTAGCAGAGACAGAACCAGAACACAAACCCCGGAGCTCTCTTTAGATCCTAGCCTCTGATCTAATGGAAACCAAACCATGCTCTGAACTCATTCCAACCAACAGGCGCAATGAGGACTCAGAGCAGACCAGCCAGGTGTGCTGGGTGCTCCAGAAACCCCTTGTGGGGCTGAAAGGCTTAGAACAGAAGGCAGGGCTCCCCCCCCTCCACCAGCGGCAGCAGATCTTTCCTGTGCCTCTCTCATAACCCGTGGGGCAGCCAAGCCTCTGATTTCTGGAGACAGAGGGCTGGGCAAGGCTGGGATTGGCCCAGCCTCAGCTGGTCTCGGGCCACAGGCAGTGCCTCTTCCTCACCTCCGTCACTGTCAGCTTTTCCTGGAGGAAGCTGCAGGCCTGCTGGGCCCAAGCCCTGATGGTCCCCTCATGCTGATAGGGGCCAGATGTGGGGCTGGGCTCTTCACCTTCCTGGGCTGGGGGGAAGGTGGTGATCTACAAGCATTTCAGACCCAGGGAGCCTTCCTGACACCCACACGAACACTGTTCCTGTCTGCCATCCTTGTGCCTGGCTCTCTTAGGGAAACCAAGCCACTCTACACCCCGGAATGTCACAAGCCACCCCACTTCTGCTCCAAAGGCTCCCTTCCCTCCAACTTTAACAGAGACTTAGCTCACCCCTGGAGACAGCCTTTGGGTAGCTTCAA
It encodes the following:
- the ODF3L1 gene encoding outer dense fiber protein 3-like protein 1; this translates as MKLPKGVRNPVFYGQQPEKKVQVPSGQEIKQTPVVLATIKGPGPAKYLRPSCTGYVDHDVSMFREPAYTLHTPHSEKRIMDICNPGPCYFLDPKITRFGMSSCPQVPMAERISNLRLSPTLASCHYHLEKTHPPGERRAPKYTFGYRCPYRVMDPNPGPNQYQLPLLLGPNLPANRAAPCYSLSPLHKNWFYKEDVAGGPGPAMHARPEPSVYQNRSPMYSMARRFAYPLDHTPRPGPGSHDIQQVTVHKSRTPAFTMGIKHSPHLCPLVVDIHD